One region of Archocentrus centrarchus isolate MPI-CPG fArcCen1 chromosome 6, fArcCen1, whole genome shotgun sequence genomic DNA includes:
- the phlda2 gene encoding pleckstrin homology-like domain family A member 2: protein MKMSAAEICQVLKEGELEKRSDNLLQFWKRKTCVLTTDSLNIYADTQKRSKGKELKLQSIKKVDCVERTGKFVYFTIVTTDNKEIDFRCSGEDNCWNAVITMALIDYQNRKAIQDFKTRQDNESASPGQQERRMARAP, encoded by the coding sequence ATGAAAATGTCAGCGGCAGAGATCTGCCAGGTTCTCAAAGAGGGAGAGCTGGAGAAGAGGAGCGACAACCTGCTCCAGTTTTGGAAGAGGAAGACGTGCGTCCTGACCACGGACAGCCTCAACATTTACGCCGACACGCAGAAGCGCTCCAAGGGCAAGGAGCTTAAACTGCAGTCCATCAAGAAAGTGGACTGCGTGGAGCGCACCGGCAAGTTCGTCTATTTCACCATCGTGACCACAGACAATAAAGAGATCGATTTCCGGTGCTCCGGAGAGGACAACTGCTGGAACGCAGTGATCAccatggctctgattgattaCCAGAACAGAAAGGCCATCCAGGACTTTAAAACGCGACAGGACAACGAGAGCGCGTCGCCGGGACAGCAGGAGAGGCGCATGGCGAGAGCGCCATGA